The Planococcus donghaensis genome contains a region encoding:
- a CDS encoding YktB family protein, producing MKPYWTEQDFDVFNTPGLDARMSALTDLIRPKFAELGTDFSSFFSGKTGDEFFPHVAKHMRRTVNPPNDSWVAFAPYKRGYKAVPHFQIGMWESHVFVILAVIYEAPNKTAMAENLLHSEVLKSLSGEFVISGDHMKPQSAALNELEDDGLDKLLIRLRDVKKGEFVIGRHLTKDQAAFFTKEQFYQFAEETFEALLPVYQTLLQSTKKPVSR from the coding sequence TTGAAGCCTTATTGGACTGAACAAGATTTTGATGTTTTTAACACTCCAGGATTAGATGCACGAATGTCTGCATTAACTGACCTTATCCGACCAAAATTCGCGGAACTTGGCACTGATTTTTCATCGTTTTTCTCTGGGAAAACAGGAGATGAATTTTTCCCGCACGTTGCTAAACATATGCGCAGAACGGTAAATCCTCCGAATGATAGTTGGGTAGCTTTTGCTCCATATAAAAGAGGATATAAAGCGGTTCCGCATTTCCAAATTGGTATGTGGGAAAGTCATGTATTTGTAATACTAGCTGTTATTTATGAAGCTCCAAATAAAACAGCGATGGCTGAAAATTTATTGCATTCAGAAGTTCTAAAAAGTTTGTCTGGTGAATTTGTTATTTCTGGCGATCATATGAAACCGCAATCCGCTGCTTTAAACGAATTAGAGGACGATGGTCTTGATAAATTACTCATTCGTTTGCGTGATGTAAAAAAAGGCGAATTTGTTATCGGACGCCATTTAACTAAAGACCAGGCTGCATTTTTTACGAAAGAGCAGTTTTATCAATTTGCTGAAGAAACATTCGAAGCTTTGTTACCTGTTTACCAAACCTTGCTTCAATCCACAAAAAAACCTGTTAGCCGTTGA
- a CDS encoding UPF0223 family protein, translating to MDYSYPFSIEWSTEEIIDVVSFFEAIEMAYENGINRQELLTRYRKFKQVVPAISEEKTYFREFEEESGYASFPVIKEMKAGTDDQKIKLKKK from the coding sequence ATGGATTATTCTTATCCATTTTCTATTGAATGGTCAACGGAAGAAATCATTGACGTTGTCAGTTTTTTTGAAGCAATTGAAATGGCCTATGAAAATGGCATCAATAGACAAGAGTTGTTAACGCGGTACCGTAAATTCAAGCAAGTAGTTCCTGCTATATCTGAAGAAAAAACGTATTTTCGTGAATTTGAAGAAGAAAGCGGCTATGCGAGTTTTCCGGTGATTAAAGAGATGAAAGCTGGAACCGATGATCAAAAGATCAAATTGAAAAAGAAGTAA
- a CDS encoding NAD(P)H-dependent flavin oxidoreductase, translating to MEFKTKVTELLGIRYPIIQGGLAYLAYAELAAAVSNAGGLGQITAMSLSTPEELRMEIQKVRKLTDKPFGVNFAIGEHGRAFSHMLEVAIEEKVPVVSMTGGNPTPIFEQLKGTDIKKLVLVAARRQAEKAESLGADAVMVVGQEGGGHLGRDDIGTMVLIPQVVDAVKIPVIASGGIGDGRGWMAAHALGAEGIEMGTRFIATKECVHASNAYKQQLVDSSENDTVIIKRSIGAPARTLQNSWTDKILEIESQTPTYEALKEYISGEANKRFIYNGDKDQGFGWAGQVTGLIKNVPTVQELIAGMVKQAEEIREKWSIIR from the coding sequence ATGGAGTTCAAAACAAAGGTAACGGAGCTACTTGGAATCCGCTATCCGATCATCCAAGGAGGCTTAGCCTATTTAGCTTATGCAGAACTAGCCGCTGCTGTTTCAAATGCAGGTGGCCTTGGGCAGATTACAGCGATGAGCCTATCTACACCGGAAGAATTGAGAATGGAAATCCAAAAAGTTAGAAAGTTAACAGACAAGCCTTTTGGCGTTAATTTTGCGATTGGTGAACACGGTCGGGCATTTTCACATATGCTCGAGGTGGCAATTGAAGAAAAAGTGCCAGTGGTTTCCATGACTGGAGGGAACCCAACTCCTATATTTGAACAACTAAAAGGAACCGATATTAAAAAATTGGTTCTCGTCGCTGCTAGAAGACAAGCTGAAAAAGCGGAAAGTCTCGGTGCTGATGCAGTAATGGTTGTCGGGCAAGAAGGGGGCGGACATTTAGGACGTGATGATATCGGCACAATGGTGCTAATTCCTCAAGTAGTCGATGCTGTGAAGATTCCTGTTATTGCTTCAGGTGGAATTGGGGATGGACGAGGATGGATGGCAGCGCATGCATTAGGTGCAGAAGGAATTGAAATGGGTACACGTTTTATAGCTACAAAAGAATGTGTTCATGCATCTAATGCCTATAAACAGCAATTAGTCGATAGCTCGGAGAACGATACAGTTATTATTAAACGCAGTATAGGCGCGCCTGCAAGAACTTTGCAAAATAGCTGGACGGACAAGATTTTGGAAATCGAAAGTCAAACGCCTACTTATGAAGCTTTAAAAGAATATATTAGTGGTGAAGCCAACAAGCGTTTCATCTATAATGGAGATAAAGACCAAGGTTTTGGCTGGGCTGGACAAGTAACAGGACTGATTAAAAATGTGCCGACAGTTCAAGAGTTGATTGCAGGCATGGTCAAGCAAGCGGAAGAAATCCGTGAAAAATGGTCAATCATTAGATGA
- a CDS encoding aminotransferase class I/II-fold pyridoxal phosphate-dependent enzyme, with translation MSQLETPLFDALLKHRNRHPIQFHIPGHKKGQGVDPAFREFVGDNILSIDLINIAPLDDLHSPKGAIREAQELAAKAFGADHTFFSVQGTSGAIMTMILSVVGPNDKILVPRNVHKSIMSAIVFAGAIPIFIHPEVDTELGISHGISAEAVEKALVEYPDAKAVLVINPTYFGVAADLKRIVDIAHDRNVPVLVDEAHGVHIHFHKSLPVSAMAAGADMAATSVHKLGGSMTQSSVLNVREGLVSPKRVQSTLSMLTTTSTSYPILASLDTARRQLAVHGFDLIDRTIRLAQDARKRINKIPHLYCVGKEVLHSSATFDMDPTKLLISVKNLGITGHQAEEWLRENANIEIELSDLYNILCLVTLGDSRKEVNLLINALQRMSETLDSDAAVVEPVVMIPDIPRLAMTPRDAFYATTEVISINDAVGRISAEFIMVYPPGIPIFIPGEIITEENINYIHMNVAAGLPVQGPEDDTLQMLRVIKEQQAIR, from the coding sequence TTGTCTCAATTAGAAACTCCGTTATTTGATGCACTTTTAAAGCATCGAAATCGGCACCCGATTCAATTTCATATTCCTGGTCATAAAAAAGGACAAGGCGTCGATCCTGCATTTCGGGAATTTGTTGGCGATAACATTCTTTCCATTGATTTGATCAATATTGCACCTTTGGACGACTTACATTCTCCAAAAGGTGCCATTAGAGAAGCACAAGAACTAGCTGCCAAAGCTTTTGGTGCAGATCATACATTTTTTTCTGTACAAGGTACAAGTGGCGCAATTATGACGATGATCCTAAGCGTTGTCGGACCAAACGATAAAATTTTGGTTCCAAGAAATGTTCATAAATCAATTATGTCTGCGATTGTTTTTGCTGGAGCAATCCCAATCTTTATTCACCCAGAAGTAGATACGGAACTTGGTATTTCACATGGAATTTCAGCAGAAGCTGTCGAAAAAGCATTGGTTGAATATCCAGACGCTAAAGCCGTATTGGTTATTAATCCGACTTATTTCGGCGTAGCTGCTGATTTAAAACGGATTGTTGATATTGCGCACGATCGCAATGTACCAGTTTTAGTTGATGAAGCACATGGCGTTCATATTCATTTTCACAAGTCTCTGCCTGTTTCTGCAATGGCAGCAGGTGCAGATATGGCCGCAACTTCTGTTCATAAACTCGGTGGTTCAATGACACAAAGTTCTGTATTAAACGTGCGTGAAGGTCTCGTATCACCAAAACGCGTACAGTCTACCTTATCGATGTTAACCACAACTTCAACTTCATATCCGATATTGGCTTCTCTAGACACAGCACGTCGCCAATTAGCCGTTCACGGGTTTGATTTGATTGACCGGACTATTCGTTTGGCTCAAGATGCACGCAAACGAATTAACAAGATTCCTCATTTGTATTGTGTGGGGAAAGAAGTGTTACATTCGTCGGCCACTTTTGATATGGATCCGACAAAATTATTAATAAGCGTTAAAAACTTGGGCATTACGGGGCATCAAGCCGAAGAATGGCTAAGAGAAAACGCAAATATTGAAATCGAACTTTCCGACTTATACAACATTCTTTGTTTGGTCACACTTGGCGACAGCCGCAAAGAAGTCAATCTACTGATCAACGCTCTTCAACGCATGAGCGAAACATTAGATAGCGATGCTGCAGTTGTTGAACCTGTTGTCATGATTCCAGACATCCCTAGACTTGCAATGACGCCACGAGATGCTTTTTATGCAACGACGGAAGTTATTTCGATCAATGACGCTGTGGGACGCATTTCCGCAGAATTTATTATGGTTTATCCGCCAGGTATTCCCATTTTCATTCCTGGAGAAATTATCACGGAAGAAAATATTAACTATATTCACATGAACGTAGCTGCTGGTTTACCAGTACAAGGACCAGAAGACGACACCCTACAAATGCTACGCGTAATAAAAGAACAACAAGCTATTAGGTAG